GCACACAAAATCAGGACACTGCAAGCAATCCGAACCGTCATGAAAAGTGACACAGAAAATCCCTCCTTTCCCTTGTTAGTATTTGCATCGCAAAGGTCAAAAAGCGAGAGAACCGTTTCCACCCCAGGAAACCGTTGGCAAAATCAGACGTGCGCTTGCATAAAAATGATTGAAACAAGTCATTCAGACTGATACGCTATAAAGGACAGAATTCGAGGACAGGAGAATCATGATCTCATGAAGGATTTCGCTTATACTGTTTTAATGACATTAACGGATCTAGGCTATCTCGGCATTGCGTTAGGTCTCATGATCGAAGTCATTCCCAGTGAAATTGTATTGGCATATGGCGGATACCTGATTTCGCTTGGAAAGATTACATTTCTGGGGGCCTTAATTGCGGGCACGATCGGCGGGGTAATCGCCCAACTATTCCTCTACTGGGCTGGTTACTATGGGGGACGCCCATTTTTGGAGAAATACGGGAAATATATATTGATCCGAAAAAAACAGATCGATCTCTCCGAACAATGGTTTAACCGATATGGACCTGGCGTGATTTTCACCGCACGGTTTATTCCAGTCGTTCGGCATGCGATTTCCATACCGGCGGGGATTGTAAAAATGCCAGCATGGAAATTTACGTTGTATACTACGCTGGCCGTGATTCCCTGGTCTTTGTTTTTCCTTTTCTTGGGTCACCAATTAGGGAGCAACTGGCAGCAAATCAATGAGATCGCACAACCTTATGTGCGTCCCGTCATCGTGGCTGCCATCCTTGTTTTGGCCGTATTTATCCTCTACAGTTTTATGAAAAGACCGAAACGGTAAAACAAATAAACAACGAAACCATTCAGTCGGCGGACATCCCGTCGGCTTTTTTCCTGAATATGCCTCGCCAGAAGCCTTTTTCATGTGGAAAAACTTGATTGTTGCAGGTTGACGCTGCACCGCCGTAGAGTAAAACCAGCAGGAACAAAAGCATGCACAGGATAAACTGAAACTGGGGGTGAAAACAGATATGGTGGATCGGCGACCTTACTGGAAAACTGTCCTTATTTTACTGATTATATTTGCAAGTGTTGTGTTCGCCTGGATCATGCGGCTCCGTGAACCTCAGACCATGATGGCACGTGTGCCTGACAAAATGGTGGCACTCACGTTTGATGACGGACCGGATCCGCGATTCACACCAGCCGTTTTGCAAATATTAAAAGCGCGCAATCTGTCGGCTACATTTTTTATCATAGGGCAAAACGCGTCGGAACACCCTGAGCTTGTTCAGGAAATTGCGAAAGACGGCCATATTGTCGCGAACCATTCGTACACGCATCCCCACCTGGAAAATCTCACAAAAGATCAGGTGGACAGTCAACTCTCCGAAACGGATCATGTCCTGCAGCAAATACTTGGTCCTGGAGCACCAGTTCCCGTCTATTTTCGACCGCCAAGAGGAAATCTCAGTTCTAACATTGAGGAAACAGCCAGCGAAATGAACAAACAGATTATTTTGTGGAATGTATGCGTGGAAAATCATACCACAACGACTCCGAAGGAAGTAGAAAAACGGGTAATGAAATTGATCGATCAAAACCACGGAGGAGTTTTATTGGCACACGACGGGGGGCTGGACCGTACCCTGACCATCCAGTCATTGCCTTTGATCCTGGATGATCTGAAGCGGGAGGGCTACCAAATTGTCCCCCTGCCGGTGTACCTTCATACACGCAGTCAAATGTAGCGTCAGCTTAACAGATCCTGCAGCGCAGTCATAAATAAACGGACATTGGCAAGATT
The sequence above is a segment of the Effusibacillus dendaii genome. Coding sequences within it:
- a CDS encoding DedA family protein, which gives rise to MKDFAYTVLMTLTDLGYLGIALGLMIEVIPSEIVLAYGGYLISLGKITFLGALIAGTIGGVIAQLFLYWAGYYGGRPFLEKYGKYILIRKKQIDLSEQWFNRYGPGVIFTARFIPVVRHAISIPAGIVKMPAWKFTLYTTLAVIPWSLFFLFLGHQLGSNWQQINEIAQPYVRPVIVAAILVLAVFILYSFMKRPKR
- a CDS encoding polysaccharide deacetylase family protein, producing the protein MVDRRPYWKTVLILLIIFASVVFAWIMRLREPQTMMARVPDKMVALTFDDGPDPRFTPAVLQILKARNLSATFFIIGQNASEHPELVQEIAKDGHIVANHSYTHPHLENLTKDQVDSQLSETDHVLQQILGPGAPVPVYFRPPRGNLSSNIEETASEMNKQIILWNVCVENHTTTTPKEVEKRVMKLIDQNHGGVLLAHDGGLDRTLTIQSLPLILDDLKREGYQIVPLPVYLHTRSQM